From Alteromonas australica, one genomic window encodes:
- the orn gene encoding oligoribonuclease, which translates to MSKHDSNLVWIDMEMTGLDPETCVVMEIATIVTDAQLNILAEGPVIAVHQPDSVLDNMDEWCTRVHGETGLTARCRESTVSEQEAAAQTIAFLAQWVDAGKSPLCGNTIGQDRRFMVKYMPELEAYFHYRSIDVSTIKELARRWKPEILDGFEKKGVHLALDDIRESIAEMQYYREKVFTI; encoded by the coding sequence ATGAGCAAACATGATAGCAACTTAGTCTGGATAGACATGGAAATGACAGGGCTTGATCCTGAAACCTGTGTGGTAATGGAAATTGCCACAATTGTGACGGATGCACAGTTAAATATTCTTGCCGAGGGGCCTGTTATTGCGGTGCATCAGCCGGACAGTGTGTTAGACAATATGGATGAATGGTGTACGCGGGTACATGGAGAAACGGGCTTAACTGCCCGTTGTCGTGAAAGTACTGTGAGCGAACAAGAGGCGGCTGCTCAAACGATTGCTTTCTTAGCGCAGTGGGTTGATGCAGGTAAATCACCCCTGTGTGGTAATACGATAGGTCAAGATAGACGCTTCATGGTGAAATACATGCCAGAATTAGAAGCCTACTTTCATTACCGTAGTATTGATGTAAGTACGATTAAAGAACTGGCCCGGCGTTGGAAACCAGAAATTCTCGATGGGTTTGAGAAAAAGGGCGTGCACCTTGCCTTAGACGATATTCGCGAATCCATCGCGGAAATGCAGTATTATCGCGAAAAAGTGTTTACGATTTAA
- the asd gene encoding archaetidylserine decarboxylase (Phosphatidylserine decarboxylase is synthesized as a single chain precursor. Generation of the pyruvoyl active site from a Ser is coupled to cleavage of a Gly-Ser bond between the larger (beta) and smaller (alpha chains). It is an integral membrane protein.), with translation MLDWLKVNLQYITPKHLLSRLVGKLAAAELGGFTTFIIKLFIKQYNVNMDEALHSDPGYYRSFNAFFTRPLKPEARTIDENPSALIHAVDGAVSQFGDIRDDSIFQAKGHDYSLTSLLGGKPDIAQPFKDGTFATVYLAPRDYHRIHMPIDGTLTDMIYVPGELFSVNPLTAQNIPGLFARNERVVAIFDTPVGKMAMVLVGATIVASIETVWAGTVTPPAGKNVQHWQYDKDSEASVKLKKGDELGRFKLGSTIVACFENQAIDFEPLAPGQVTRLGEPMAYVAGSKELSS, from the coding sequence GTGCTGGACTGGCTTAAAGTAAATCTACAATACATTACCCCTAAACATTTGTTGTCTCGCCTTGTCGGCAAGTTGGCAGCGGCAGAGTTGGGCGGCTTTACCACATTCATTATCAAACTTTTTATTAAGCAATATAATGTCAATATGGATGAGGCGCTGCACTCAGATCCTGGTTATTACCGCAGTTTTAATGCCTTTTTTACTCGGCCATTAAAACCCGAAGCGCGCACGATTGACGAAAACCCTTCCGCGCTCATTCACGCCGTAGACGGCGCTGTGAGTCAATTTGGCGATATTCGTGATGACAGTATTTTTCAAGCGAAGGGGCATGACTATAGCCTCACCAGTCTATTAGGTGGTAAACCTGACATCGCCCAGCCGTTTAAAGACGGAACATTCGCTACGGTTTACTTAGCGCCTCGAGATTATCACCGTATTCACATGCCTATTGATGGCACGCTTACCGACATGATTTACGTGCCGGGTGAGCTTTTTTCTGTCAACCCACTAACGGCACAAAATATTCCTGGCCTGTTTGCCCGTAATGAGCGCGTTGTGGCTATTTTCGATACCCCAGTAGGTAAAATGGCGATGGTTCTGGTTGGAGCAACCATAGTAGCGAGCATAGAAACCGTTTGGGCAGGAACCGTGACGCCACCAGCAGGCAAAAATGTTCAACATTGGCAATATGACAAAGACAGCGAAGCCAGCGTGAAATTGAAAAAAGGCGATGAATTGGGCCGTTTCAAACTTGGCTCGACCATTGTAGCCTGCTTCGAAAACCAAGCCATTGATTTTGAGCCATTAGCGCCAGGACAAGTAACACGATTGGGTGAACCCATGGCCTATGTTGCTGGAAGCAAAGAGCTTTCTAGCTAG
- the rsgA gene encoding small ribosomal subunit biogenesis GTPase RsgA, translated as MAKKPKLTQRQKRQVAANRSKRLQGKHGGQDGQQQAHVDESQLVKGTVIGRFGKHADVEDSHGNVSRCHIRRTVDSVVCGDNVLFSKGDDAESGVKGVIEIVNDRHSVLTRPDFYDGIKPIAANIDNIIVVSAILPSLSTNIIDRYLVACEDIGITPVIVLNKVELLDDDARTLVDKQLEVYRQLGYRLLFTSCKTGEGIQALNDLLKDSVSVFVGQSGVGKSSLINQVLPDADELTGEISDNSGLGQHTTTAAKLLHLPAGGDLIDSPGVREFGLWHIPTERITWGFIEFRDYLGGCKFRDCKHLNDPGCLLRAAVEEGKINAERFASYHKILVTMDEQRPSHSQPPGG; from the coding sequence GTGGCGAAAAAACCAAAACTCACACAAAGACAGAAACGCCAAGTGGCCGCTAACCGAAGTAAACGCCTGCAAGGTAAACACGGCGGGCAAGATGGTCAGCAACAAGCCCATGTTGATGAAAGTCAATTGGTTAAAGGCACCGTTATCGGGCGGTTTGGAAAACATGCCGATGTAGAGGATAGCCACGGCAATGTGTCTCGATGTCATATAAGACGCACGGTGGATTCGGTGGTCTGTGGCGACAACGTGTTGTTTAGCAAAGGCGATGACGCAGAGTCCGGTGTAAAAGGGGTCATCGAGATAGTTAATGATAGGCACTCGGTACTCACCCGACCCGATTTCTACGATGGCATAAAGCCCATTGCGGCCAATATCGATAATATTATTGTGGTTAGTGCAATTTTACCCTCGCTTTCAACCAATATCATCGACCGCTATCTTGTGGCCTGTGAAGATATTGGCATTACGCCTGTTATTGTACTCAACAAAGTTGAATTGCTGGATGACGACGCTCGCACCCTAGTGGATAAGCAACTCGAAGTTTATCGTCAATTAGGTTATCGCTTACTCTTTACAAGTTGTAAAACCGGTGAAGGTATTCAAGCTTTAAACGACCTGCTTAAAGACAGCGTCAGCGTATTTGTGGGCCAATCTGGTGTAGGTAAGTCTAGCCTTATTAACCAGGTGCTGCCTGATGCAGATGAGTTAACCGGGGAAATTTCAGATAATTCTGGCTTAGGTCAACATACCACCACTGCGGCTAAGCTATTGCATCTGCCAGCAGGCGGCGATCTTATCGATTCACCGGGCGTACGTGAATTCGGCTTATGGCATATTCCCACCGAGCGCATCACTTGGGGGTTTATTGAATTTCGCGATTATTTGGGTGGCTGCAAGTTTAGAGACTGCAAGCATTTGAACGACCCTGGTTGTTTATTAAGAGCAGCCGTTGAAGAAGGCAAAATTAACGCCGAGCGGTTTGCCAGCTATCACAAAATATTGGTCACAATGGATGAACAGCGCCCTAGTCATAGTCAGCCTCCTGGCGGTTAG